From Bosea sp. NBC_00550, the proteins below share one genomic window:
- a CDS encoding MsnO8 family LLM class oxidoreductase has protein sequence MPYKLSFLDKSPLQAKEAAGEALSRTLLLAKTAEELGFARFWVAEHHNSAKLASSSPEVLISFLLAHTNRIRIGSGGVMLQHYSAYKVAENFNLLAALAPGRVDIGIGKAPGGMPLSTHALQGAYDPARKPGFEAQLTELDRFLREHHDGSDAGNQLAAFPAPAQPAERFLLGASSESARLAARLGWSFVYPGHIHGDEAAIGEAVAAYRDAGGTSVLLAVGVVTAETDDLAQSLAPDTRRFRVDIENGQGVNVTSREQALEYVRQTGSRQYRIEERSSLLLRGAPAQVHAGLQRLHRAFGIDEFIVDCPVTEGAWRLKTIELLAAAAQASLAA, from the coding sequence ATGCCCTACAAACTGAGCTTCCTCGACAAGAGTCCCCTGCAGGCGAAGGAGGCCGCCGGCGAAGCGCTTTCGCGGACGCTTCTGCTGGCAAAAACGGCGGAGGAGCTGGGTTTCGCCCGCTTCTGGGTGGCCGAGCATCACAACTCTGCGAAGCTGGCGAGCTCGTCTCCGGAGGTGCTGATCAGCTTTCTGCTGGCGCATACCAACCGCATCAGGATCGGCTCCGGCGGCGTGATGCTCCAGCACTACAGCGCCTACAAGGTGGCCGAGAACTTCAACCTCCTGGCCGCGCTGGCGCCCGGCCGCGTCGACATCGGCATCGGCAAGGCGCCCGGCGGCATGCCGCTCTCGACCCACGCCTTGCAGGGCGCCTACGACCCCGCCCGCAAGCCCGGTTTCGAAGCGCAGCTCACCGAGCTCGACCGCTTCCTTCGCGAACATCATGACGGCAGCGATGCCGGCAACCAGCTCGCCGCCTTTCCGGCGCCGGCGCAGCCTGCGGAACGCTTTCTGCTCGGTGCGAGCAGCGAAAGCGCGAGGCTCGCGGCCCGTCTCGGCTGGAGCTTCGTCTATCCCGGCCATATCCACGGCGACGAAGCCGCCATCGGCGAAGCCGTTGCGGCCTATCGCGATGCCGGCGGCACCTCGGTGTTGCTGGCCGTAGGTGTCGTCACGGCCGAAACGGATGATCTGGCCCAGAGTCTGGCGCCCGACACGCGCCGCTTCCGCGTCGACATAGAGAACGGCCAGGGCGTCAACGTCACCAGCCGGGAGCAGGCCCTCGAATACGTCCGGCAAACGGGCTCTCGGCAATACCGCATCGAGGAGCGCAGCTCGCTCCTCCTGCGCGGCGCGCCGGCGCAGGTCCATGCCGGGTTGCAGCGTTTGCACCGGGCTTTCGGCATCGACGAGTTCATCGTCGATTGCCCCGTCACCGAAGGCGCCTGGCGCCTGAAGACGATCGAACTGCTGGCGGCCGCGGCCCAAGCCTCCCTCGCCGCCTGA
- a CDS encoding ABC transporter permease has translation MSALPASVEGEAERRRSLLGFLSSNPGIGLAGLFLTFVAVATFWPALLAMADPIAADPLQAQLPPSWEHWFGTDHLGRDVFSRVVHGARYSILIGVSAVALAATVGSALGLLAGLSRGLVDEIITRFLDVVSAFPDLLLALVLISFTGPGTTNLIFALGVAFIPRFARVVRAQTFVIARSGYVEQARTFGLSRTVLVLRHVLPHAVAQVPILATIGLGTAIIGAAGLSFLGMGPQPPAPEWGAMLAEARNYLRVAWWIGVWPGLAITLNVIAISVLGRRWQAAFEGRRAG, from the coding sequence ATGAGCGCGCTTCCGGCATCTGTGGAGGGCGAAGCCGAGCGCCGCCGCTCGTTACTGGGCTTCCTTTCGTCAAATCCCGGTATCGGCCTGGCTGGTCTCTTCCTGACCTTCGTCGCCGTCGCGACCTTCTGGCCGGCGCTTCTGGCCATGGCCGACCCCATCGCCGCGGATCCGCTGCAAGCGCAGCTTCCTCCTTCATGGGAGCATTGGTTCGGCACCGATCATCTCGGGCGGGATGTCTTCTCGCGCGTCGTCCACGGCGCGCGCTATTCGATCCTGATCGGCGTCAGCGCCGTCGCCCTCGCCGCGACGGTCGGCTCTGCCCTCGGCCTCCTCGCCGGCCTGTCCCGCGGCCTCGTCGACGAGATCATCACCCGCTTTCTCGATGTGGTCTCGGCCTTTCCGGACCTGTTGCTGGCGCTGGTGCTGATCTCCTTCACCGGGCCCGGCACGACCAACCTGATCTTCGCGCTCGGGGTCGCCTTCATCCCGCGCTTTGCCCGCGTCGTCCGCGCGCAGACCTTCGTCATCGCCAGAAGCGGCTATGTCGAGCAGGCCAGGACCTTCGGCCTCAGCAGAACGGTCCTCGTGCTGCGCCATGTGTTGCCGCATGCCGTCGCGCAGGTGCCGATCCTCGCCACTATCGGCCTCGGCACCGCGATCATCGGCGCCGCCGGCCTCAGCTTCCTCGGCATGGGCCCGCAGCCGCCGGCGCCGGAATGGGGGGCGATGCTGGCGGAGGCGCGCAACTACCTGCGGGTCGCCTGGTGGATCGGGGTCTGGCCCGGCCTCGCCATCACTCTGAATGTCATCGCGATCAGCGTCCTCGGGCGGCGCTGGCAGGCCGCCTTCGAAGGCAGGAGGGCAGGATGA
- a CDS encoding ABC transporter permease has product MDSHNTSAINPAPALGASRPFRLRRNGLTAQIAGRVGSGLLVLWAAVTLSFVSLHLAPGDIVSLLIGEQLRTPEVEAAIRAEWGLDEPLLSQYLSYLTRILHGDFGRSYILQTDVSQLVLSQILPTLKLTAAALVVAIVFAVVSAVLTAGRRIPRSVAGALELTLVSTPSFWLGILLLYLFSFTLKLFPVSGDRSFSALVLPALSLGLPLGAVVGQVLRQGLERALEEPFALTVRSWGTSGLVLRLRHGLRHAALPAVTLTGWLVGSLLSGAVITESVFGRPGLGRITVEAVLGHDMPVVLAVAILSAFTYVTLSTLVDVLYLLLDPRLRDESRESAR; this is encoded by the coding sequence ATGGATTCCCATAATACCTCGGCCATCAACCCCGCGCCCGCCCTTGGCGCATCCCGCCCGTTCCGGCTGCGGCGCAACGGCCTGACGGCGCAGATCGCGGGCCGGGTCGGTTCCGGCCTGCTCGTGCTCTGGGCCGCCGTGACGTTGAGCTTCGTCAGCCTGCATCTGGCGCCGGGCGACATCGTCAGCCTGCTGATCGGCGAGCAGTTGCGCACGCCCGAAGTGGAAGCGGCGATCCGCGCCGAATGGGGCCTCGATGAGCCGTTGCTGTCGCAGTATCTCAGCTATCTCACGCGTATCCTCCACGGCGATTTCGGGCGCTCCTACATCCTCCAGACCGATGTCTCGCAGCTCGTGCTTTCGCAGATCCTGCCGACATTGAAGCTGACCGCGGCCGCGCTCGTCGTCGCGATCGTGTTCGCGGTGGTGAGCGCGGTCCTGACGGCCGGCCGGCGCATTCCACGCAGCGTCGCCGGCGCACTGGAGCTGACGCTTGTTTCGACGCCATCTTTCTGGCTCGGCATCCTCTTGCTCTATCTCTTTTCCTTCACGCTCAAGCTCTTTCCCGTATCGGGCGACAGAAGCTTCTCGGCGCTGGTGCTGCCCGCGCTGTCGCTCGGGCTGCCGCTGGGAGCGGTGGTGGGACAGGTGCTGCGGCAAGGGCTGGAGCGCGCGCTCGAGGAGCCGTTCGCGCTGACCGTCCGCAGCTGGGGCACGAGCGGCCTCGTGCTGCGGCTGCGGCACGGGCTGCGCCACGCGGCCTTGCCCGCCGTGACGCTGACGGGCTGGCTGGTCGGCAGCCTTTTGTCGGGCGCCGTCATCACGGAGTCGGTGTTCGGCCGGCCAGGGCTCGGCCGCATCACCGTCGAGGCCGTCCTCGGCCACGACATGCCGGTGGTGCTGGCCGTCGCGATCCTCTCCGCCTTCACCTATGTGACGCTGAGCACGCTGGTGGACGTGCTCTATCTGCTGCTCGACCCCCGCCTGCGTGACGAGAGCCGGGAGAGCGCCCGATGA
- a CDS encoding dipeptide ABC transporter ATP-binding protein, which produces MTPLVEIRDLTIAFRHGREENRFVHGIDLTIHPGETVALVGESGSGKSVTARALIGLSGPGAVIGASRFDIAGGGVVGFRERDWRRLRGETIGFVLQDALVSLDPLRKVSQQLADAFGSPGVFRRRDIRDESRALLRSVGIPDPERRLPQYPHQLSGGLRQRALIATAIARQPSLLIADEPTTALDATVQKQILDLLAERKQAGHTLLLISHDLAVVSRLADRVLVMKQGRIVEEGPTHQILTQPVHPYTRQLLDAVPSAGSRGFRLSPASPAETGTPSPQSPAERQRIPLPPKRIDPAQRVLAASNLVKRYGGPSGAFAVNNVSFDLAAGEALGIVGESGSGKTTVAKIVLGLVEPDSGAVLVDGQPWSHRSEAERRSRRASMQLIAQDALSSFDPRYTVEKIVGESLDTVGIFGRDRRRRVVEVLDAVRLGSAFLDRYPRELSGGQRQRVAIARAFAPRPKLLIADEPVSALDVSVQAQVLDLLAELQAASGTALLFISHDLGVIHHLTDRVLVMKDGRIVEAGAVETVFAQPSHSYTRALLDAVSTLS; this is translated from the coding sequence ATGACACCGCTCGTCGAGATCCGAGACCTCACCATCGCCTTCCGTCACGGCCGGGAAGAGAATCGCTTCGTTCATGGCATCGACCTGACGATCCATCCGGGCGAGACGGTCGCTCTGGTCGGCGAGTCCGGTTCGGGCAAGTCGGTGACGGCCCGCGCGCTGATCGGGCTCTCCGGCCCCGGCGCCGTCATCGGCGCCAGCCGCTTCGACATTGCCGGCGGCGGCGTGGTCGGCTTTCGCGAGCGCGACTGGCGGCGCCTGCGCGGCGAGACGATCGGCTTCGTCCTGCAGGATGCGCTCGTCTCGCTTGACCCGCTGCGCAAGGTCTCCCAACAGCTCGCGGACGCCTTCGGCAGTCCGGGCGTGTTCAGGCGCCGCGACATCCGCGACGAGAGCCGTGCCCTGCTGCGCTCGGTCGGCATTCCCGATCCTGAGCGGCGCCTGCCGCAATATCCTCACCAGCTTTCAGGCGGGCTGCGGCAGCGGGCGCTGATCGCCACGGCCATCGCCCGGCAGCCGTCCCTGCTGATCGCCGACGAGCCCACCACGGCGCTGGACGCGACCGTGCAGAAGCAGATTCTCGACCTGCTGGCGGAGCGGAAGCAGGCCGGGCACACGCTGCTGCTGATCAGCCACGACCTCGCCGTCGTGTCGCGCCTCGCCGACCGCGTCCTGGTGATGAAGCAGGGCCGCATCGTCGAGGAAGGACCGACGCACCAGATTCTCACCCAGCCGGTACATCCTTATACGCGGCAGCTGCTCGATGCCGTGCCTTCCGCTGGTTCCCGAGGCTTTCGATTATCGCCGGCCTCGCCGGCAGAAACCGGCACTCCCTCCCCGCAATCGCCAGCAGAGCGCCAACGCATTCCGCTGCCGCCGAAGCGCATCGACCCGGCTCAGCGCGTGCTCGCGGCCAGCAATCTCGTCAAGCGCTATGGTGGTCCGAGCGGCGCCTTCGCGGTCAACAACGTCTCCTTCGATCTGGCTGCCGGCGAGGCCCTGGGCATCGTCGGCGAGTCCGGCTCGGGCAAGACCACCGTGGCGAAGATCGTGCTCGGGCTCGTCGAGCCCGATAGTGGGGCGGTTCTCGTCGACGGCCAGCCCTGGAGCCATCGCAGCGAGGCCGAGCGCCGTTCGCGGCGCGCCAGCATGCAGCTGATCGCGCAGGACGCGCTGAGTTCCTTCGATCCGCGCTACACCGTCGAGAAGATCGTCGGCGAAAGCCTCGATACGGTCGGCATCTTCGGCCGCGACCGACGCCGGCGCGTCGTCGAGGTTCTCGACGCCGTACGCCTGGGGTCCGCCTTCCTCGACCGTTATCCGCGCGAGCTTTCCGGCGGACAGCGCCAGCGCGTCGCGATCGCGCGCGCCTTTGCCCCGCGTCCGAAACTGTTGATCGCCGACGAGCCGGTCAGCGCGCTCGACGTCTCCGTGCAGGCGCAGGTGCTCGATCTGCTGGCCGAGCTGCAGGCGGCATCGGGCACCGCCCTGCTCTTCATCTCCCACGATCTCGGCGTCATCCACCATCTGACGGATCGTGTCCTGGTGATGAAGGACGGCCGGATCGTCGAGGCCGGCGCGGTCGAGACGGTCTTCGCGCAGCCGAGCCACAGCTACACGCGCGCCCTGCTCGATGCCGTGTCCACTCTCTCCTGA
- a CDS encoding LLM class flavin-dependent oxidoreductase: protein MTQKPPLLLGLGLDAGAHREADRPDWREFWNDLIARLDGVAEFLTLEDGFARPGDDGLDALLLANWLAPRSREIGIIAGAPINFVEPFHVSTAIATLDYVSDGRAGLLAQRFDEKRSLEASSAIGTLKGFPTVDQSSLDRDALDAVDVVRRLWDSWEVDAVIRDTESQRFVDGAKLHYIDFQSAEFRVLGPSITPRPPQGQPVVAVSWTAETDPAFARAADVVFVSAKGDFAETVAKLRNSDAVKGPVVIADIGIGPDRSAAEDLVAAAAIASSSGAQGVRLVLSHPHSQIERVIGTLVPALRAAKLVAPPVGGHLRSRFGLPAARNRYAAAA from the coding sequence ATGACGCAGAAACCTCCCTTGTTGCTCGGTCTCGGATTGGATGCCGGCGCCCATCGCGAAGCAGACCGGCCCGACTGGCGCGAGTTCTGGAACGACCTCATCGCGCGGCTCGATGGGGTCGCGGAATTCCTGACTTTGGAAGATGGCTTTGCCCGTCCCGGCGACGACGGTCTCGACGCGCTCCTTCTGGCCAATTGGCTTGCGCCCCGAAGCCGCGAGATCGGCATCATTGCGGGAGCGCCGATAAACTTCGTCGAGCCTTTCCACGTCTCGACGGCGATCGCCACGCTGGACTATGTGAGCGACGGCAGGGCCGGGCTTCTGGCCCAGCGCTTCGACGAGAAGCGCAGCCTCGAGGCCAGCAGCGCGATCGGCACGCTGAAGGGCTTTCCAACTGTCGACCAGTCGTCGCTGGACCGCGACGCGCTGGACGCCGTGGATGTCGTCAGGCGGCTCTGGGACAGCTGGGAGGTCGACGCGGTCATTCGCGACACGGAAAGCCAGCGCTTCGTCGATGGCGCGAAGCTCCACTACATCGACTTCCAAAGCGCCGAGTTCCGCGTGCTCGGCCCGTCGATCACGCCGAGGCCGCCCCAGGGCCAGCCTGTCGTCGCGGTAAGCTGGACGGCGGAAACGGATCCGGCCTTCGCGCGCGCCGCCGACGTGGTCTTCGTGTCGGCCAAGGGCGATTTTGCCGAAACGGTCGCGAAGCTTCGCAACAGCGATGCGGTGAAGGGACCTGTCGTCATCGCCGATATAGGGATCGGTCCAGATCGGAGCGCCGCCGAGGATCTGGTCGCCGCCGCCGCGATCGCAAGCTCGAGCGGAGCCCAAGGTGTCCGCCTCGTTCTGTCCCATCCCCACTCGCAGATTGAGCGTGTCATCGGCACGCTGGTGCCAGCTCTTCGCGCGGCAAAACTCGTCGCGCCACCCGTGGGCGGACATCTGCGCAGCCGCTTCGGCCTGCCGGCTGCTCGCAATCGCTACGCCGCGGCGGCTTGA
- a CDS encoding LLM class flavin-dependent oxidoreductase codes for MTKKQIILGAQFPGVNNFTVWSDPAAGSQIEFSSFRHFAETVERGKFDFIFLAEGLRVREQKGRFHELDVVGRPNTLAILTALASITDHVGLIGTLTTTFNEPYPLARQLATLDILSGGRAGWNVVTSPGAFTGANFRRGDHLPFRERYERARDFLETARSIWRGGDFYARSPYFDIAGRTGPAPLPQGAPVIAQAGDSDEGRELAAGHADLIYSRHGTLEEGKAFYADVKQRLAKHGRSREALKILPGANFVLGDTLEDALEKQKAIRLQQVSPKNAIVFLEQVWNRDLSTYDPDGPPEVDPDVAIEQLSQGRAARYDNRLETARAWRELAERDKLSIRELIIKVTARKQFVGTPAQVAEEIDRYVQEDAADGFVFAPHLTPGGFDEFVETVIPILQERKVFRRDYATSTLRGNLALPEAWQPVAKAV; via the coding sequence ATGACCAAGAAACAGATCATCCTTGGAGCGCAGTTCCCAGGGGTCAACAACTTCACGGTGTGGAGCGATCCGGCTGCCGGCAGCCAGATCGAATTCTCGTCCTTCCGGCACTTCGCCGAGACGGTCGAGCGCGGCAAGTTCGACTTCATTTTCCTGGCTGAAGGGCTGCGGGTCCGGGAGCAGAAGGGGCGCTTCCATGAGCTGGATGTCGTAGGCCGCCCAAATACGCTGGCTATCCTCACGGCGTTGGCCTCGATCACCGATCATGTCGGGTTGATCGGGACGCTGACGACGACATTCAACGAGCCTTATCCGCTCGCACGCCAGCTCGCGACGCTCGATATCCTGTCGGGGGGACGCGCCGGCTGGAATGTCGTGACTTCGCCCGGCGCCTTCACAGGGGCGAACTTCCGTCGCGGCGATCATCTGCCGTTTCGCGAGCGCTACGAGCGTGCGCGGGACTTCCTCGAAACCGCGCGATCGATCTGGCGAGGCGGCGACTTCTATGCCCGCTCGCCTTACTTCGATATCGCGGGGCGCACCGGCCCAGCTCCGTTGCCGCAAGGCGCTCCGGTCATCGCTCAGGCCGGCGACTCCGATGAGGGCAGGGAGCTCGCTGCGGGGCATGCCGACCTCATCTATTCGCGCCACGGCACGCTTGAGGAGGGCAAGGCCTTCTATGCGGATGTGAAGCAAAGGCTCGCCAAACATGGCCGCAGCCGCGAGGCACTGAAGATATTGCCGGGCGCCAACTTCGTTCTGGGCGACACGCTGGAAGACGCTCTGGAAAAGCAGAAAGCCATACGGCTGCAGCAGGTGAGCCCGAAGAACGCAATCGTCTTCCTCGAGCAGGTCTGGAATCGCGATCTCTCGACCTATGATCCGGATGGCCCACCCGAGGTGGACCCCGACGTGGCGATCGAGCAGCTCTCGCAGGGGCGCGCGGCGCGCTACGACAATCGACTTGAGACCGCGCGCGCCTGGCGCGAGCTGGCCGAGCGGGACAAGCTCAGCATACGCGAACTCATCATCAAGGTGACCGCACGCAAGCAATTCGTCGGGACGCCTGCGCAGGTTGCCGAGGAAATCGATCGCTATGTCCAGGAAGATGCCGCGGACGGCTTCGTGTTCGCGCCCCATCTCACGCCCGGCGGCTTCGACGAATTCGTCGAGACGGTCATTCCGATCCTGCAGGAGCGCAAGGTCTTTCGACGGGACTACGCCACGTCCACACTCCGCGGAAACCTCGCTCTTCCCGAGGCATGGCAGCCGGTCGCCAAGGCGGTGTAG
- a CDS encoding ABC transporter substrate-binding protein encodes MLVRRHFLSLGAVLLAATALCAPALASDRKPVSGGKLTWGVETEPATLNPQLNGQDKTKLLLRNAYESLLARTAEGGYVPWLATDYDISEDGRTYTFRLRDGVTFTDGQAFNAAAVATNFARLKDATYSGSVSAGPVARIIDIKTPDERTVSFTLDRVYAPFLDYAAGLELLSPGAFASGQLKSGGPEIAGTGPFILKRYAKGQEIRFARNPDYNWAPANAGHQGPAYLDEVTYRFLPESSVPTGALSSGQVDVIEGVSGNDAGLFKGHADFSYQTALNTGTPYSLFLNVTWGPTEDVRVRKALIAAIDVDGVLKSVYRGERTRAWGITSPVDTQFYDKTIEKSYGADPKRANQLLDEAGWTSRDPQGFRTKDGKRLTIEVVQAQATVRDQRDVLLQALQAQARQNAGIDLAIVFVDAGTYTERRKTGQFGSIANSNTPTDAIDIEYHYLPVDRGGSINYSRAAAPELSQWLKEAASTLDHKKRFELYARLQRFAILDQAYALPLYEPEDQVAAASYVKGIGFRPFKQMPESAYDLWRSE; translated from the coding sequence ATGCTCGTACGCAGGCATTTTCTGAGCCTGGGCGCCGTGCTCCTGGCGGCGACTGCCCTTTGCGCGCCCGCCCTGGCGAGCGACAGGAAGCCCGTCAGCGGCGGCAAGCTGACCTGGGGTGTCGAGACCGAGCCCGCCACGCTCAACCCGCAGCTGAACGGACAGGACAAGACCAAGCTCCTGCTGCGCAACGCCTATGAATCGCTGCTCGCTCGCACCGCTGAGGGCGGCTATGTGCCCTGGCTCGCGACCGACTACGATATTTCCGAGGACGGGCGGACCTACACGTTCAGGCTGCGCGACGGCGTGACATTCACGGACGGCCAGGCGTTCAATGCCGCCGCCGTCGCGACGAACTTCGCCAGGCTGAAGGACGCGACCTATTCCGGGAGCGTGAGCGCCGGCCCCGTCGCCCGCATCATCGACATCAAGACACCAGACGAGCGCACCGTCTCCTTCACGCTCGACCGGGTCTACGCGCCCTTTCTCGACTACGCGGCCGGGCTCGAACTCCTCTCGCCCGGCGCCTTCGCATCCGGTCAGCTCAAATCAGGCGGGCCGGAGATCGCCGGGACCGGCCCCTTCATCCTGAAGCGCTATGCGAAGGGGCAGGAAATCCGGTTCGCCAGGAATCCCGACTATAACTGGGCGCCCGCCAATGCAGGCCATCAGGGACCCGCCTATCTCGACGAGGTCACCTATCGCTTCCTGCCGGAATCGTCGGTGCCCACGGGCGCCCTCAGCTCCGGTCAGGTTGATGTGATCGAGGGCGTCTCGGGCAACGATGCCGGCCTGTTCAAGGGCCATGCCGATTTCAGCTACCAGACGGCGCTCAACACCGGCACGCCCTATTCGCTGTTCCTCAATGTCACCTGGGGACCGACCGAGGATGTCAGGGTCCGCAAGGCCCTGATCGCCGCCATCGACGTCGATGGCGTCCTGAAATCGGTCTATCGCGGCGAGCGCACCCGAGCCTGGGGCATCACCTCGCCCGTCGATACGCAGTTCTACGACAAGACCATCGAGAAGAGCTACGGCGCCGATCCGAAACGCGCCAACCAATTGCTCGACGAGGCCGGCTGGACCAGCCGCGACCCGCAGGGTTTCCGCACGAAGGATGGAAAACGGCTGACGATCGAAGTCGTGCAGGCCCAGGCGACCGTGCGCGACCAGCGCGACGTGTTGCTGCAGGCATTGCAGGCGCAGGCACGGCAGAATGCCGGCATCGATCTCGCCATCGTCTTCGTCGACGCCGGCACCTACACGGAGCGGCGCAAGACCGGTCAGTTCGGATCGATCGCCAATTCCAACACGCCGACCGACGCCATCGACATCGAGTATCACTATCTGCCGGTCGATCGGGGTGGCTCGATCAATTACAGCCGTGCGGCCGCGCCGGAACTGTCGCAGTGGCTGAAGGAAGCCGCCTCGACGCTCGATCACAAGAAGCGCTTCGAGCTCTACGCCAGGCTGCAGCGCTTCGCGATCCTCGACCAGGCCTATGCCCTGCCGCTCTACGAGCCGGAGGATCAGGTCGCGGCGGCGAGCTACGTCAAGGGTATCGGTTTCCGTCCGTTCAAGCAGATGCCCGAGAGCGCCTACGACCTCTGGCGCAGCGAATAG
- a CDS encoding ABC transporter substrate-binding protein: MVTRRTLLGGAGAAALSAATGLRQASAQTKGAPVRGGSLTWGVETEPSTLNPHLNGQAKAKLVLRNAYETLLARTPDGGYVPWLAKDYAISEDGRTYTFTLRDDVTFHDGEKLDAAAVALNFAKLKEPTYSGSISAGHVSHVSEAIAVDARTLVLKLSRVYAPFLDGAAGIEILSPKSFASAQLKAGGSEIAGTGPFRIERYVKGQEIRFVRNPAYNWAPANAGHQGPAYLDSVTYRFLPEAAVRTGALTSGQVDVIEGISGNDAGLFKDNPEFTYQSALNTGTPYTLYLNVAQGPSEDVRVRQAVLAAVDVERVIRSVYRGERQRAWGILTPADTDFYDRSIEGSYGFDPKRANQLLDEAGWNSRDAEGFRTKNGKRLTIEIVQSQATLRDQRDILLQAVQAQARQNAGLDLVLRYVDAGTYTTRQNDGQYGIIPNSTTTQENGVTIYFHYLPRDKGGSINYSRTEAPEISAWLDEAASTLDAKKRFEIYARLQRFALLEQAYGLPLYVPDDQIAASARVKGVGFRPFKRLPENAYDIWLQG; encoded by the coding sequence ATGGTCACGAGAAGAACGCTTCTGGGCGGGGCGGGAGCGGCAGCCCTGTCGGCGGCCACCGGCCTGCGTCAGGCCAGCGCGCAGACAAAGGGAGCGCCGGTCAGGGGCGGCTCCCTGACCTGGGGGGTGGAGACCGAGCCCAGCACCCTCAACCCCCATCTCAACGGCCAGGCGAAGGCCAAGCTCGTCCTGCGCAACGCCTATGAGACGCTGCTCGCCCGCACGCCGGATGGCGGCTACGTGCCCTGGCTGGCGAAGGACTACGCCATCTCGGAAGACGGCAGGACCTACACCTTCACGCTCAGGGACGACGTGACGTTCCACGATGGCGAGAAGCTGGATGCCGCCGCCGTCGCCCTGAACTTCGCCAAGCTGAAGGAACCGACCTATTCGGGCAGCATCAGCGCCGGCCATGTCTCGCATGTCTCCGAGGCCATCGCCGTCGACGCCCGCACGCTCGTCCTGAAGCTCAGCCGGGTCTACGCCCCCTTCCTCGACGGCGCGGCGGGGATCGAGATCCTGTCGCCGAAATCATTTGCTTCGGCGCAGCTCAAGGCCGGCGGGTCGGAGATCGCCGGAACAGGCCCCTTCAGGATCGAGCGCTATGTGAAGGGCCAGGAGATCCGTTTCGTCAGGAACCCCGCCTATAACTGGGCGCCGGCCAATGCCGGGCATCAGGGGCCCGCCTATCTCGACAGCGTCACCTACCGGTTCCTGCCCGAAGCCGCAGTGCGGACCGGCGCGCTGACCTCGGGCCAGGTCGACGTGATCGAGGGCATATCCGGCAACGACGCCGGGCTGTTCAAGGACAATCCCGAATTCACGTATCAAAGCGCGCTCAATACCGGCACGCCCTACACGCTCTACCTGAACGTGGCCCAGGGACCGAGCGAGGATGTCCGGGTCCGGCAGGCCGTCCTCGCCGCCGTCGATGTCGAGCGGGTCATCCGCTCCGTCTATCGCGGCGAACGCCAGCGCGCCTGGGGCATCCTCACCCCGGCCGACACCGATTTCTACGACCGCAGCATCGAAGGCAGCTATGGCTTCGACCCGAAGCGCGCGAACCAGCTGCTCGACGAGGCCGGCTGGAACAGCCGCGATGCGGAGGGCTTCCGCACGAAGAACGGCAAGCGCCTGACGATCGAGATCGTCCAGTCGCAGGCGACGTTGCGCGACCAGCGCGACATCCTGCTTCAGGCCGTGCAGGCCCAGGCGCGACAGAATGCCGGGCTCGACCTGGTGCTGCGCTATGTCGACGCCGGCACCTACACGACCCGGCAGAACGACGGCCAGTACGGCATCATCCCGAACTCGACCACGACGCAGGAAAACGGCGTCACGATCTATTTCCACTACCTGCCCCGCGATAAGGGCGGCTCGATCAACTACAGCCGCACCGAAGCCCCCGAGATATCGGCATGGCTTGACGAAGCGGCCTCGACGCTCGACGCGAAGAAGCGCTTCGAAATCTACGCTCGCCTCCAGCGTTTCGCCCTGCTGGAGCAGGCTTACGGCCTGCCGCTCTATGTGCCCGACGATCAGATCGCGGCTTCCGCGCGGGTCAAGGGCGTGGGTTTCCGCCCGTTCAAGCGCCTTCCAGAGAACGCCTACGACATCTGGCTGCAGGGCTGA
- a CDS encoding GNAT family N-acetyltransferase: MADLFVRSSPLDPAAEALLEGLVAEYDGRYGPASRPGGARSEILRYPPEAFAPPFGNFLLLQRDGETIAGGAFMSHDDETAEFKRIWTRPDLRRQGLARQIVLALEESAGELGYTRAYLTTGFRQPEASALYIALGYRPLFDTAVDPTLYRSLPFEKHIGAKAGQVGTYPIYAPAASLEEATKRVAAIKAEQEAKVSYRLATYRASAA; the protein is encoded by the coding sequence ATGGCTGACCTGTTCGTGCGGTCGTCACCCCTGGACCCCGCCGCGGAGGCGCTTCTGGAGGGGCTCGTTGCGGAGTATGACGGGCGATATGGCCCGGCGAGCCGACCCGGTGGCGCCCGCTCCGAGATATTGCGCTACCCGCCAGAAGCTTTCGCGCCCCCGTTCGGCAACTTTCTGCTTTTGCAGCGCGATGGCGAAACGATCGCGGGCGGGGCGTTCATGAGCCATGACGACGAGACGGCGGAGTTCAAGCGCATATGGACGCGCCCGGACCTTCGGCGCCAAGGGCTCGCTCGGCAGATTGTGCTGGCGCTCGAGGAGAGTGCCGGGGAGCTCGGCTATACCCGGGCCTACCTGACCACCGGCTTCCGGCAGCCCGAAGCGTCAGCGTTGTACATCGCCCTCGGCTATCGGCCGCTCTTCGACACGGCCGTGGATCCGACGCTCTACCGCTCCTTGCCCTTCGAGAAGCATATCGGCGCAAAGGCGGGACAGGTCGGCACCTATCCGATCTATGCGCCCGCTGCATCCCTGGAAGAAGCGACGAAGCGGGTCGCAGCGATCAAGGCCGAGCAAGAGGCGAAGGTGTCCTACCGGCTCGCGACCTATCGGGCTTCGGCGGCTTAA